Proteins encoded by one window of Clostridium cagae:
- the pseI gene encoding pseudaminic acid synthase: protein MNNIIKIGNREIGDKFSTFIIAEMSANHLQNFDNAVKLIKAAKKCGADAIKLQTYTPDTITIDCDNEYFQITQGTIWDGTTLHKLYQESYIPWEWQQKLKEIAEKEGLICFSSPFDNTAVDFLENMDVPAYKVASFEITDIPFIEYIASKGKPVIMSTGIATLCDIEEAVNACRRMGNNQIILLKCTSAYPSPMEDVNLKTIPNLAETFDVITGLSDHTLGSAVSIAAVALGAMVIEKHFILNRDENGPDAAFSMEPKEFKKMVEDIRNVEKALGKVTYNLTEKQKKSKEHSRSLFVVKDMKEGEIITEENVKSIRPGFGMKTKYIKDILGKRVKMDLKKGTPMNWKFIGE from the coding sequence ATGAACAATATAATTAAAATTGGTAATAGAGAAATAGGAGATAAATTTTCTACTTTTATAATAGCAGAAATGTCAGCAAATCATCTCCAAAATTTTGATAATGCAGTAAAACTTATTAAGGCTGCAAAGAAGTGTGGAGCAGATGCAATAAAGCTTCAAACTTATACTCCAGATACTATAACAATAGATTGCGATAATGAATATTTTCAAATAACACAAGGAACTATATGGGATGGTACAACACTACATAAATTATATCAAGAGTCCTATATTCCATGGGAATGGCAGCAGAAACTTAAGGAAATTGCAGAAAAAGAAGGACTTATTTGTTTTTCTTCTCCTTTTGATAATACAGCAGTAGATTTCTTAGAAAATATGGACGTTCCAGCGTATAAAGTAGCTTCTTTTGAAATAACTGATATACCATTTATAGAATATATAGCGTCTAAAGGGAAACCGGTTATAATGTCTACAGGAATAGCTACTTTGTGTGATATAGAAGAAGCCGTAAATGCTTGCAGGCGAATGGGGAATAATCAAATAATTCTTTTAAAGTGTACAAGTGCTTATCCATCTCCAATGGAAGATGTGAATTTAAAAACTATTCCTAATTTAGCTGAAACATTTGATGTGATTACTGGACTTTCGGATCATACCTTGGGAAGTGCAGTATCTATAGCAGCAGTAGCATTAGGTGCTATGGTTATAGAAAAACATTTTATCTTAAATAGAGATGAAAATGGACCAGATGCAGCTTTTTCTATGGAACCTAAAGAATTTAAAAAGATGGTTGAAGATATAAGGAATGTGGAAAAGGCTTTAGGAAAAGTTACTTATAATCTTACTGAAAAGCAAAAAAAGAGTAAAGAACATTCAAGGAGTTTATTTGTAGTTAAGGATATGAAAGAGGGAGAAATTATTACAGAAGAAAATGTAAAAAGTATAAGACCAGGATTTGGTATGAAAACTAAGTACATAAAAGATATATTAGGTAAAAGAGTAAAAATGGATTTGAAAAAAGGAACACCTATGAACTGGAAGTTCATAGGAGAATAA